In Marinomonas posidonica IVIA-Po-181, a single window of DNA contains:
- the tagH gene encoding type VI secretion system-associated FHA domain protein TagH, which yields MDDVPRVLNLIVVNVSSLEVGLLAKSTFTETGGMIGSNTNIDWYLIDKSKSIAPIHCEIVYIDNAFCLKDISGKTYVNYSEMPLGYGNLARLSDGDVIKIGDYELRVFVNRDADLKNSDYSLDQLFPSQDSKLLEDNDYSEDDADLEIDDAELLEDEEQDKSKPLLDPLAALDDEIVVVKTHSLFEDEEEDVEPDLLLDVINRIPSDVKLGFTMQADGEDDVSSAIKFSKNKTTRKTENVNFISDFENKDLEKMDNKILDYLDNEVGIDLQEKDDLDSKLFDSRDELFEKELERVNPVSNNHVLGGPIIDGLGVDIGKNLSLGEMQSLSSEVATTLKSCVQGLLDLNAQVKNSRYGLIQRSLQPIEDNPLNLGLSYEETIRVMFDEDKSLMHLSAASSVQESMEMIKVHNEAVQHAITSALSQILQSLSPEILIKRFKRYARNNTHHHSEEGAWAWDMYERYYSELTSNRQQGFDKLFWEIFEQSYDRKVREKHAEQ from the coding sequence ATGGATGATGTGCCAAGAGTCTTAAATCTGATTGTTGTCAATGTGAGTTCATTAGAAGTCGGACTTTTGGCGAAGTCTACTTTCACTGAAACTGGTGGAATGATTGGCTCTAATACGAATATAGATTGGTATTTGATTGATAAGAGTAAATCCATCGCTCCTATCCATTGTGAAATTGTTTATATAGATAATGCATTCTGTTTAAAAGACATATCTGGAAAGACATATGTTAACTATTCGGAAATGCCATTAGGTTATGGAAATTTAGCTCGATTGTCTGATGGGGATGTGATCAAAATCGGAGATTACGAGTTAAGGGTATTTGTTAACCGTGATGCTGATTTAAAAAATAGTGATTATTCACTTGATCAGCTATTTCCGAGCCAAGATTCAAAGTTATTAGAAGATAATGATTATAGTGAAGACGATGCTGATCTAGAAATAGATGATGCTGAATTATTAGAAGATGAAGAACAGGATAAGTCTAAACCTCTTTTAGATCCTTTGGCCGCGCTTGATGACGAGATTGTTGTCGTAAAGACGCATAGCCTATTTGAAGATGAGGAAGAAGACGTTGAGCCTGACTTGTTACTGGATGTGATCAATAGAATTCCTTCAGATGTTAAATTGGGTTTTACTATGCAGGCAGATGGCGAAGATGATGTTTCATCTGCCATCAAGTTTAGTAAAAATAAAACGACTAGAAAGACAGAAAATGTCAATTTCATTTCTGATTTTGAAAATAAGGATCTTGAAAAAATGGATAACAAAATTTTAGATTATTTAGACAATGAAGTTGGAATTGATCTTCAAGAGAAAGATGACCTAGATTCCAAACTATTTGATAGTCGGGATGAGTTGTTTGAAAAAGAGTTAGAACGTGTCAATCCAGTAAGCAATAATCACGTCTTGGGTGGCCCTATTATTGATGGACTTGGTGTTGATATTGGAAAAAATCTTAGTTTAGGTGAGATGCAATCATTATCATCAGAAGTTGCAACCACTTTAAAATCTTGTGTCCAGGGGCTATTAGATTTAAACGCTCAAGTTAAAAACTCACGTTATGGTCTTATTCAAAGAAGTCTACAGCCAATCGAAGATAACCCTTTAAACCTAGGTTTAAGTTATGAAGAAACTATTAGGGTAATGTTTGATGAAGATAAGAGCTTGATGCATTTATCTGCCGCTTCTTCTGTTCAAGAAAGTATGGAGATGATTAAAGTACATAATGAAGCGGTACAGCATGCAATTACCTCTGCTTTAAGTCAGATTTTACAATCTCTCTCACCTGAAATTTTGATTAAACGCTTTAAACGATATGCGAGAAATAACACCCATCATCATTCAGAAGAGGGGGCGTGGGCATGGGACATGTATGAGCGTTACTACAGTGAGTTAACCTCTAATCGTCAACAAGGATTTGATAAGCTTTTCTGGGAAATTTTTGAACAGTCTTATGATAGAAAAGTACGTGAAAAGCATGCTGAACAATAA
- the tssJ gene encoding type VI secretion system lipoprotein TssJ yields MLNNKVVSFLLVLVAVVSLSGCGSAQQIFKPTTPADQLTKLTFSLVADDEVNPNFLGGASPIEVQVFELVDDSMFMSADFEEINNDYEEVLKTNFVKSYDYFILPGQFKFIDSFEIQSDTNYIGVVAKFSEPNLSEWKKAVKIINRGRVYHLLMFFNDYEVKLDRVE; encoded by the coding sequence ATGCTGAACAATAAGGTCGTCTCATTCCTGCTAGTTTTGGTGGCTGTGGTTTCATTATCTGGTTGTGGTTCTGCCCAGCAGATATTTAAGCCAACAACACCAGCGGATCAATTAACTAAACTAACGTTTAGTTTGGTTGCTGATGATGAAGTGAATCCGAATTTTTTAGGGGGAGCGTCTCCTATTGAGGTTCAAGTATTTGAGCTGGTTGATGATTCTATGTTCATGTCTGCGGATTTTGAGGAAATTAATAATGACTATGAGGAAGTTTTAAAAACAAACTTTGTCAAAAGTTATGATTATTTCATTCTGCCGGGACAATTTAAGTTTATAGACAGTTTTGAAATACAGAGTGATACAAATTATATAGGTGTGGTGGCTAAATTTTCTGAACCTAATCTCAGTGAATGGAAAAAAGCCGTAAAGATTATTAATCGGGGGAGAGTGTATCATTTATTGATGTTCTTCAATGATTATGAGGTTAAGTTAGATAGGGTTGAATGA
- the tssG gene encoding type VI secretion system baseplate subunit TssG: MGNSGWDTTTNIMNNTSLPNNEMLVRDIKKYNFYQLVEVLHKEFDIDPELKSLDTDCRLTFSANPSLGFSASDVAKMTLIGDGKAEVQTNFFGITGAQSPLPSYILEQLVSDDAEVKRKFLDFFNNRLISLVYQSWRKYRYYVRFQEEAKDKFSNQLFSLVGLADDDLRGDTPINWCKMLAYSGTLAGKSRSPQVVSGIISHCFDLEEVSIKQWVKRKVLIKENQQVRLGMKNSTIGQDVVVGNYVNDIKGKFILQLKGLSRDQFLDFLPSGKEFLPLCKLVEFILREQMAYDLELVLNESQTPKTSLGNGDFSLGWSSFLGDSKSERKVLIQVRN, translated from the coding sequence TTATCAGCTAGTAGAAGTACTTCATAAAGAATTTGACATTGATCCAGAATTGAAGAGTTTGGACACTGACTGTCGACTCACGTTTAGTGCGAACCCTAGTCTAGGATTTTCAGCCAGTGATGTCGCAAAAATGACATTGATTGGTGATGGAAAGGCTGAAGTTCAAACCAATTTTTTTGGTATTACGGGAGCTCAATCTCCATTACCAAGTTATATATTGGAGCAGCTGGTTAGCGACGATGCTGAAGTCAAAAGAAAGTTTTTAGATTTTTTTAATAATAGATTGATTTCTTTGGTGTATCAGTCATGGCGTAAGTATCGGTATTACGTCAGGTTTCAAGAAGAGGCAAAAGACAAGTTTTCGAATCAACTCTTCTCACTTGTGGGTCTTGCTGATGATGACTTGAGAGGGGATACGCCAATTAATTGGTGTAAAATGCTGGCCTATTCAGGAACCCTAGCCGGTAAAAGTCGATCGCCACAAGTTGTCTCTGGAATAATATCTCATTGTTTTGATTTAGAAGAGGTTTCTATTAAACAATGGGTAAAAAGAAAAGTTTTAATTAAAGAAAACCAACAAGTACGGTTGGGCATGAAAAACTCAACCATTGGTCAGGATGTGGTCGTTGGAAACTATGTCAATGACATTAAAGGCAAGTTCATATTGCAATTGAAAGGTCTTAGTCGAGATCAGTTTTTAGATTTCTTACCTTCCGGGAAAGAGTTTTTGCCTCTTTGTAAGTTGGTGGAATTTATTCTTAGAGAGCAGATGGCATATGATCTTGAGCTCGTTTTAAATGAAAGCCAAACACCTAAAACATCTCTTGGAAATGGTGATTTTTCTTTAGGTTGGTCATCATTTTTAGGCGATTCAAAAAGTGAAAGAAAAGTGCTGATTCAGGTAAGGAATTAA
- the tssK gene encoding type VI secretion system baseplate subunit TssK, whose translation MIPRNRVIWSEGLFIKPQHFQQQSRYEENILNERLLSVSSYLYGLSSLSINPEYLSFGRIAIDQATGVIPDGTVFRIPQEDMQPDPLEIGDANLSGQVVYLALPLKNDSLMEVDWPHEKGTGRFASRQHEVKDTHSIDGDVAKLDLASVRLKLMLEKDDRSSYASIAIARIREKRPDGSVVLDDEFIPCHFDVYCSALLHRCINEISGLMKERAKGISRRLGSSGQGAVADVSDFMLLQVLNRLQPVLQHLVNLRSLHPERLYELLSSMCGELATFIDESRLPPELSGYNHDMPSDSFWQVIRYLRQSLSVVVEPRALSLQLQKRKYGLMVAPIHDEKLIESAEFVLSVKADMPLDELRSLFSQQTKVSSVEKIRDLISHQLPGIPVIPLPVAPRQLPYHSGYTYYQLDKTSAAWKMLENSSGFAFHVAGAFEGLDLQFWAIRD comes from the coding sequence ATGATTCCTCGTAATAGAGTTATTTGGAGTGAAGGTTTATTTATAAAACCGCAGCACTTTCAACAGCAAAGTAGATATGAAGAAAATATTTTAAATGAACGATTGCTTTCGGTAAGTAGTTATTTATATGGTCTTTCATCACTATCGATTAATCCAGAGTATCTTTCCTTTGGTCGAATTGCTATTGATCAAGCGACTGGCGTTATTCCTGATGGGACTGTCTTTAGGATTCCACAAGAGGACATGCAACCTGATCCATTAGAGATAGGTGACGCAAATTTATCGGGTCAAGTTGTATACCTTGCTTTGCCATTAAAAAACGATTCACTAATGGAAGTGGATTGGCCTCATGAAAAAGGAACGGGGCGATTTGCAAGCCGTCAACATGAGGTAAAGGATACGCATTCAATCGACGGTGATGTTGCAAAGCTTGACCTTGCCTCTGTACGACTAAAGCTTATGTTAGAAAAAGATGATCGAAGCAGCTATGCCTCAATTGCTATTGCAAGAATACGTGAAAAGCGACCGGATGGCAGTGTTGTGTTAGATGATGAGTTTATTCCGTGTCACTTTGATGTTTATTGTAGTGCCTTGCTGCATAGATGCATTAATGAAATTTCAGGGTTAATGAAAGAGAGAGCAAAGGGCATATCAAGACGTTTAGGCTCGTCAGGACAAGGCGCGGTAGCGGATGTCTCTGATTTCATGCTGCTACAAGTGTTAAACAGACTGCAACCTGTATTACAGCATCTTGTGAATTTGCGAAGTCTGCACCCAGAACGATTATATGAATTGTTATCGTCTATGTGTGGTGAGTTAGCCACTTTTATTGATGAAAGCCGATTGCCACCAGAGCTTTCTGGTTATAACCATGATATGCCCAGCGACTCTTTTTGGCAGGTTATACGATATCTACGTCAGAGTTTAAGTGTTGTGGTTGAGCCACGAGCACTCTCTCTACAATTACAGAAGAGAAAATATGGCTTAATGGTTGCGCCTATTCATGATGAAAAACTGATTGAAAGCGCAGAGTTTGTTCTATCGGTGAAAGCCGACATGCCTCTCGACGAGCTGAGAAGCTTGTTTAGTCAACAGACGAAAGTGTCTTCTGTTGAGAAAATACGTGATCTTATTTCTCACCAATTACCGGGCATTCCGGTGATACCTCTGCCTGTTGCCCCAAGACAATTACCTTACCACTCTGGTTATACCTATTACCAATTAGATAAAACCAGTGCCGCTTGGAAAATGCTGGAGAATTCATCCGGTTTTGCATTCCATGTCGCTGGGGCGTTTGAAGGTCTAGATCTACAATTTTGGGCAATAAGGGATTAG